One genomic window of Methanosarcina acetivorans C2A includes the following:
- a CDS encoding plasma-membrane proton-efflux P-type ATPase, with translation MNQNITSTDEAKEASVAELLEKLSSSERGLTDSEAKERLQKYGPNEITEKKASALVKFLSYFWGPIPWMIEIAVVLSGILHRWDDFAIILALLLLNVTVGFWQEHKADNAIELLKQKLALKARVLRDNKWLEISAGEMVPGDVIRLRLGDICPADVKLITGDYLLVDESALTGESLPVEKHVSDIAYSGSVIRQGEMDALVVATGMNTFFGKTARLVEEAKTQSHFQKAVIKIGDYLIVFALVLVAFTFLVVLFRHESLLEFFQFALVLLVAAIPAALPAVLSVSMAVGAVTLARDGAIVSKLAAVEEMAGMDILCSDKTGTITKNELVLTEINPFQNFSENDVLLFASLASREEDRDPIDDAVLARTKTLKDFSEIAGSYRVLSFKPFDPVSKRTEAEVEDSAGNRFLVTKGAPQAVSALMDSEVAVTSKVTTDSKVTTDDSENTAGSQIEEYVEEFASRGYRALGVGRTDAQGSWHFAGLLALYDPPRDDSAETIRTAQDMGVDVKMITGDHLAIAKEISRQVNLKQDIMLPTSFLDAPDRNAEEIVETADGFAQVFPEHKYHIVELLQHRGHIIGMTGDGVNDAPALKKADAGIAVAGATDAAKSAADIVLTKPGLSTIVNALKESRKIFQRMNNYALYRITETIRVLLFITSSILAFKFYPVTSLMIVLLALLNDAPIMTIAYDNVKYSDLPEKWDMRILLSMATLLGVIGVISSFGILYIGLHIFQLSHEVLQSFIYLKLSVAGHLTIFVARTKSYFWSVKPAKILFAAVIITQIIATLITVYGFLLPAMGWKLAFFVWGYALTAFVITDFIKVQAYRLLNHTGIKFHV, from the coding sequence ATGAATCAAAATATCACTAGTACGGATGAAGCAAAAGAAGCATCTGTAGCCGAACTCCTGGAGAAACTATCTTCAAGTGAAAGAGGGCTTACCGATTCGGAGGCAAAAGAGAGGCTTCAAAAATACGGGCCCAATGAAATCACGGAAAAGAAGGCCAGTGCACTTGTCAAGTTTTTGAGCTATTTTTGGGGACCTATTCCCTGGATGATCGAAATTGCAGTCGTCCTGTCGGGAATCCTGCATCGGTGGGATGATTTTGCAATTATTCTTGCGCTGCTGCTGCTGAATGTAACTGTGGGCTTCTGGCAGGAACACAAAGCCGATAATGCTATTGAATTATTGAAGCAGAAACTGGCTTTGAAAGCAAGGGTACTCCGCGACAACAAATGGCTTGAAATATCCGCAGGTGAAATGGTACCCGGAGATGTAATTCGACTCCGGCTGGGAGATATTTGCCCTGCAGATGTCAAACTTATTACAGGAGATTACCTGCTTGTCGATGAATCCGCATTAACAGGGGAATCTCTCCCTGTGGAAAAGCATGTGTCCGATATTGCATACTCGGGTTCGGTTATCCGGCAGGGGGAAATGGATGCGCTGGTAGTTGCAACCGGCATGAACACCTTCTTTGGGAAAACTGCGAGGCTGGTAGAAGAGGCTAAAACCCAAAGCCATTTCCAGAAGGCTGTCATCAAAATCGGAGACTACCTTATTGTTTTTGCCCTTGTCCTTGTTGCCTTTACTTTCCTTGTGGTGCTCTTCCGTCATGAAAGCCTGCTTGAATTTTTCCAGTTTGCGCTTGTCCTGCTCGTAGCAGCAATTCCGGCCGCCCTGCCTGCAGTTCTATCGGTAAGCATGGCAGTAGGCGCAGTTACCCTGGCCAGGGATGGGGCTATCGTAAGTAAGCTTGCGGCTGTCGAAGAAATGGCAGGAATGGATATCCTGTGTTCGGATAAGACCGGGACCATTACCAAAAACGAACTTGTTCTGACCGAAATAAACCCTTTTCAGAATTTTTCCGAAAACGATGTGCTTCTCTTTGCCAGCCTGGCTTCGAGGGAAGAGGACAGGGACCCGATTGATGACGCAGTTCTCGCCAGAACAAAAACCCTTAAGGATTTTTCAGAAATCGCCGGAAGCTACAGGGTACTTTCGTTCAAGCCGTTTGACCCGGTTTCAAAACGGACGGAAGCCGAAGTAGAGGACTCGGCTGGCAACAGGTTCCTGGTAACAAAAGGGGCGCCTCAGGCAGTTTCGGCTCTCATGGACAGTGAAGTTGCCGTGACCAGTAAAGTTACCACAGATAGTAAAGTTACCACAGATGACAGTGAGAATACAGCAGGGTCCCAGATTGAGGAATACGTTGAAGAGTTTGCATCCAGGGGATACCGGGCTCTGGGAGTTGGCCGGACCGATGCTCAGGGAAGCTGGCATTTTGCAGGGCTTCTTGCCCTCTACGATCCTCCCCGTGACGATTCTGCAGAGACCATCCGGACTGCACAGGATATGGGCGTGGACGTAAAAATGATTACAGGCGACCATCTCGCTATTGCAAAGGAGATTTCCAGGCAGGTAAACTTAAAGCAGGACATCATGCTTCCCACGTCCTTTCTGGATGCACCTGACCGAAATGCAGAAGAAATAGTTGAAACAGCGGATGGTTTTGCCCAGGTGTTCCCGGAACATAAGTACCATATCGTGGAATTGCTACAGCACAGGGGTCATATCATAGGCATGACCGGAGATGGAGTTAATGACGCTCCAGCCCTGAAAAAGGCCGATGCAGGTATTGCTGTTGCCGGAGCTACGGACGCAGCCAAGTCCGCTGCCGACATCGTGCTGACGAAGCCCGGGCTTTCTACAATTGTCAATGCGCTCAAGGAGAGCCGTAAGATATTCCAGCGGATGAATAATTATGCCCTGTACCGTATTACCGAAACGATTCGAGTCCTGCTTTTCATAACCTCTTCAATCCTTGCGTTTAAGTTCTATCCCGTTACTTCTCTGATGATAGTTTTGCTGGCGCTTCTGAATGATGCTCCAATAATGACTATTGCTTATGACAATGTCAAATACTCCGATCTGCCGGAAAAATGGGACATGCGAATTTTGCTGAGTATGGCAACCCTTCTTGGAGTTATAGGAGTTATCAGTTCATTCGGGATCCTTTACATAGGCCTCCATATTTTCCAGCTTTCCCATGAAGTCCTCCAGTCTTTCATATACCTGAAACTTTCCGTAGCAGGTCATTTAACAATATTTGTGGCAAGGACAAAAAGCTACTTCTGGTCAGTAAAACCGGCCAAAATCTTATTCGCAGCAGTAATAATTACACAAATTATTGCCACACTCATAACCGTGTACGGGTTCCTG